The genomic window tagtttgaAAGAAGTGTAACTCAAAACATGTTATATTTTAgattcaaaatagccacattttgcttttattactgctttgcacattcttgggattctctcaatgagcttcatgaggtagtcacctgaaatgttttccaagtcttgaaggagttcccagtgatgctgagcacttgttggccatctacagtccatctcatgtcatttaaatgaggtgTGTCAAAACTTTTGATTGGTAGTGTATGTTATCACTCAAGTTTGTCTAAAATGAGGTCTGCCAGTCACTACACAGTTGTtgattactattattgttattacttttATGTATACTATTActgtattactattatttatattatacatAAGCCTGTGATAACAAGAAGAACACTTctaagaatgaatataaagtgACATGGGCTGAGCTTTACAGCAGTCGAGTAAAGACAAATGTCAAATGGAATTTTGGTAACATTTTATTTGGAAGCTTGATCGTACTCGATCGATCATACTCTCAACAACTTGCCATTGTAACATTGATAAGTACATGTAAACATCCTTCACTTTGAATGGATTATAGACGGAGGGAATCAAGTTTATGACAATGCCAAGATCACTCAGTAACATCATTAACCGGTAACTGTAAGGGTGGAGACTATTTTTACCTGTGTGCAATCCACAGTgtaaatgaaaaagacaaaagaaagacaCATCAGCTGTAACTAGAGTTGTGGTCCAGTGGTCCACTGGTCCAGTACAAGGACAAACTCTGCACCTTGTATGAAAAGAGGAATTGTGATTTCAGTTGACAATTAAAATGGCACTAACTTTGGGACAAATGTGACTCATTTGTAGAAACACTGTCAAAGTATGTGTAAAAATGTGCATTAAGGCGCTTTTCATCAAACTCTAAATGCTCTAAAGGCAAAGTAAGGAAAAAGGAGGAAGCAAGTCCTGTGATCACTGTGATCATATGCAAACTCAACACACTGTCCAATTGTCTCCATCCATGGCTTCAGAAAGAATGCAAACATCCAAAGTGTTCCTGCATGTGTCAACTTTACCTCCTTCTTAATCACCCCCAGACAAATATGATAAGGTCTCCctaaattaaatgcattttttccaCTATTTTCCAAACTCTCTCCATCATCAACACTTTGCCTTCTTGCCATAACTATCCACTACCTCTGGCACAACACTCTCATCCTCATCTATGTCGTCTGTCACGGACTTTCCAACCAGCTGGAAGATGTCCTCGGCTCGGACACCCATGGGTTCAGCCACCTTCACTGTCAGCATGTCCAGAGTCAGAACAGTTCCTTTGGGGATCTTTACCTTGGCCACCACTGATTTACCAAGCTGGAATAAAACAACAAGGGCAGTGAGACATCACACAGAGAATGATGAAAACAGACTGGAAAACATTGTCAGTCTGAATTGTTCATGACCAACAAAGACAAATTTGATCTTTCATGTGTTTTCATCTGTCTCACCTTGTCATGACATGGCTTCTCACAGGGTAACATCTGTTTAATGCCCGTTCCCATCGCTCTCTCTACCAGTCGGATGGACCGGACGAGCTCGGCCAGCTCAGCAGGCTCCAGCGAAGCCTCGTGGTCACTCCCTTTCCACGTTTTGTCCAAAGTCACATGGCGCTCAATGACCTTTGCTCCCAAAGCTACGGCAGCCACTGAAATGCTGATACCGGATTCATGGCCAGAATAACCGATGGGAATATCTGGAAACTCCTTCTGGTATTCCTGCAGGGTACAAGAGGGTGTGACTGGTGAAAGGAAAGTGTAGTGTGTGTAATTATTTCACTCCTTAGTGTGAAATTTTTCAAGTTAAAATCTGGTCTTAAGAAGCAGGCTAAAATAAACTACgatgtcaaaacaaaataaaagcaatgcCAGAAACTCTATAGATTCAGCTTTGTTAACTGAAAAACTAACCAATGGTTTCAATTAAAAACAGCGTAATCACTACTATATTTATGTAGCTGTATGCTAACATGTTGGTGTAAAAGCAGTTTGTTCTATTCTTTCTTACTGCGATCACTCTGAGGTTGACATCTTCAGCTTCTAGAGGGTAGGCACTGGTGCACTGTAGGATGGCGAAGTTCTGATTGTGCTCTTTCACAGTCTGGTAAACTCGACGCATCGTCTCCATGGACTGCATCCCACTAGACACCACCATGGGACGTCCTGACATAATATTTCCAGAATAAATCCAGAGTGATGTGAGGATACTTTTGATAATTGAAGTAATGGTCAGTAATAGTTTGGCTTTTGACAAGAAATTACAAAAAACACTTTGATGTCAAAGTGAAAACAAATTTCTGCAAAGTATgtgaatcaaagaaaaaaattatcgcGTAAATTAAGTGACTGTATAAATATTCAACCCGTTCAAGTCAGTATTTAGTAGATACACCTTTAGACAGCTGTAGTTAATCTTTCTAGTTGAGTGTCTTCCTCTTTGCCACTCTCCCATAGCGCTTTGACTGGTGAAGAACCTTGGCAACACTTGTTGTCTGCACTGTTTCTCCCATCTCACAGTGGTCATAGGGTCTTGGTGGCTTCCCTCACTAGTCTCCTTCTTCACAGTCACTTGGTTTGTGAGGACAGCCTGCACTAGGCAGATTTACACCATATATTCCTTCTGTTTTTTGATGATGGAATGAACTGAATTCCAAGAGGTGATGAGTGTTTGGGATTTTTTGTATCCAACCCCTGACTAACACTTTTTAATAACCTTTTCCGAGGGCAGCTTGGAGTGTTCTTTTGTTCTAATGGTGTACCTGTAGCTGTGATTAACAGGTTACTGAACCTTCCAGACACAGGTGTCTTTATACTACAGTCACTTTAGACACATTCACTGCACTCAGCTTATCTCCATTTCACTAGGGGAGATGCATATTTAAGAAATCACTTATTTTACAtcacacttttttaaagtaattgtCATTACTTTGTAGAAATTTGTTTTCACTTTGACATTCAAGAATTCTTTGGAAATTCTTGTAACTTGTAAACTTGAAACATAATTCCATGAATAAAATTTATCTCTCACCTTTTTTGGCGGTCTTCTCCAGATAGGGGAAGTTGTTTGTGTCTCCAGAGCCTACTTTAAAGAAAGGCACGTTCAGCTCATGTAGGAACTCCACTGCCAtctaaaagaaaaaggaaagttgaGTCATCTCTTTTTATTTCAGTATCATAAAACTGCCCTTATAATATCTAATATTATCTCACCTCATCCATTCCTGAAGCGGTGAAGAAGATCCCCACCTCTTCAGCATATTTCTGCAGTTCCCTGTACTGCTCATGGCTGAACTCCAGATGGCGCTTGTGTTCACCGTAAGTTTTACCCCAGGAGTGTTTAGAGGTATAAGGACGCTCCAAGGCTTTTTTGTTAAACTTGTGTTCTAACTCACTCTTCTGGAATTTGGCACAATCAGCACCACAGTCCTGTGGAAGTGAAGTGATTAAGTGATTCAGTGAACTAGGATGTTTTGCAAAAGACAGTCCCTTGCTACATAAACTTTATCATAAATTGAATGATAAATATTTCTCTGGCTTTGAAGATGCTCCAGCCTGTTCAGTAAAATGATTGAAAGCAATTAATTTCCAACCATTGTTAGAATAAAGGAGGGACTCATGTAAATGATGGCTACACCCAAAGCACAAAACAAATCTTCATGTTTGATTCGGTTGAATAACCAGTTCAACAAGAGGATGCTGCACTAAGAGATGTTAATAAAGAGCATTCAAAGGTCGTTTCCTACTTATTCCTAAAATAAAAGACATGTTCCTTGTCTTACTCAGGTTAACTTCAATTTGGCATCAAATCCAGAGTTCATTCTATGTTCCCTTGGGCCTCTCCATGCTGGCACATAAACACCTAAACTCTGGGAAAAATTAAAAGATGGGTCCACATTTGCAAACCGGTTCCCACTAAAACCTCTACAAGTGTAAAATGAATAGCTATAAGCCATCAAAAAAACTGAGCTGcttgcatgttttgttttgttttttttggagtgGCATAAAACACCAGCAGACTGTACGAGCATACCAAGACACAGGAAAGGTACTAATCTCAAATCACGGTTAGTTCAATGAATAATGATTTCTCAACTCTTGAAAAAAGCTAAATCAATAATATTATGTTAAACAATGAATAAGATCTTGTTTTCTCTGCATTATTCATTTGTTATTTTGTATATTGAGTCCATTTTGTATAATACTTCTTaatatttatgtcaaatattttctGTTCACATCTTTTCCTACTTCTTACCATGTAGACTTGCTTCCAAATGTCATTGTGTTACACTGTACTATGACAATAATGGAATTGTATTATATTCTACTCCCAGAATCTGAAaactgttctctttctttctttgcatAAATAAAAAGGTTTAATTTATCCATAGCCATACACAAAAACAGTAAACCCTgtggtatttttttgttttggtcaaACTATTCATCAGTCACGTGGTACTTTAACACTAGGTAAAATGATTAATTCCCTCCTGCAGGGCACAACTTAATGTTTGCTGCTGTTACTGTTTAAAATGTAACACTAAGTTTAGTCCTGAGTACTTTTCATATGTGTCTTAGAACTCGGATAAAGCCCCCTTAAATAACCGTTTTCTCCCCTGTTGTTTAATTACTTTTGCCGTTTTGATCATCTTCTTGGCAATCTCGATGTCTCCCTGGTGGTTTTGTCCAATTTCTGCGATGATGAAGCAAGGGTTGGAACCTCCGATCATTCTGCCAGGACACAGCTCAAACTTTAAAGGCATTTTGATGTCAGTGAAGGAAACGacccaaaaagagaaaaaaaaaaattcggtaGATAAAAGGCGGACGTGGGCACAGCGGTGTTGAATGgtaaatgaaaatgtcaaaggaGCAGTACTACCAGCTGCACGTCCCGGAAGTGTGATTCTACTTTCCTCTACTTCCGCGTCTGTACTGTTACGTACTTCCGGTTTTGCCTAAAAAGAAATTAAAGCGTAACAAGTTAAATAAAATGATTCAAATAATGTCCCTTGAACCTAAgacttaatgtttgtttttttatttatctgtactgttctcaaaaacataaataaataaataaataaataaataaacctttggGATTATGGACATACAGACACCAACAAATaccgttttttcttttttatactttatttttcccATGAGATAGTGAAGCAATTTCCAAAACCCACAGACAAAGAAGTTGAAATAGAACTAAACCATACCATGAGTTTCAATTCTTACTCCACACTTTATTTCCATTGCAGGGATATTATAGCTTGAGAGTCTTCTTACTGATAAAGCTTGGCTGATTTGTGCTCTACATGCAGAGATATTCTGattattaatgattttttttcctcaatagtAGGCATATTAATTGTAATTACCAGCAAACTGGTTACTTTTTACTACTTGTTTTTAAATGAGAATCCCCACTGCAGTATGAAGGATGGACTGGAATAATGCTGTTAAAGCAGCAACAAAATTTGTACTATTTTGCACTTACAAAATTGCATGTAGAAGATAACATGTGTCCCGGATGGGAGTGTGCCCATTCTAACTTTGACTATTGAAAGAGTTTTAACATTATATGCCACATTAATACATGCGTCATCAAATATGTTTAGCTGCAGGTGGGGATTACAGAGAATCTAGTGAAGACTCATTCTGACCCAAATGACTGATTTTATCCACTGCGACAGGATCTCTCgaattatttagttttgacatatacacaaacatataaTCAATCATCTCACAGAAGTGATCCATCAAACTTTAAACCTACAACTGTCAATTACTGTTATATATAATGAACAAGCCATGAATGAATACAAAGTTGCATGAGCTACCCAATAATGTTGTCAAGAAAACACCGTATCAAATAAAATTTTGGCAATATTTTATTCAGAGACTTTAACAGACCTCAGCAGATACTCTCTGTCAACATTTATGTGAACATCCTTCATCCTGAATGGGTTAAGGATGGAGCTAGTCCAGTTTGGATGCCACAGTGACTCGGGAATGTAACTGGATGATAACTGTAAGGGTCCCAGGAGACGACGCAAGACACATGATCTGGATCTAGAGTTGTGAATCTGGCTCCACTGGCCCAGTAAAACAAAGACTGCAAGAACGCTGCTTGAGAACCATATTGTGGTTTAACAGATTTTGGTTCCATTTTATAAGCCAAATCCCACTGACTTTTAGACATCCCACTGACTTTCAGAATGCAGAAacacaatgttgtttttttcatgctgggTCTCTTAATGCGTCTATTTGTCAAAATGCTGCTGTTCTgcaaaaaatgtcataaaatattGTATATAAAAGTGACATTATCACTTTAAATTAACTAATCATTTTCCATCCATGTCttcaaagagaataaaaaaaactttagCGTCTTACAAATCACTCCCAGAGGACTCAGTTGAGCTTTTCCCCTAAATTGAATGCGTTTCACACTTTCAACCCTTCCACTACCTCTGGCACAACGCTCTCATCCTCATCTATGTCCTCTTTCACAGACTTTCCAACCAGCTGGAAGAGGTCCTCGGCTCGGACACCCATGGGTTCAGCTGCCTTCACTGTCAGCATGTCCAGAGTCAGAACAGTTCCTTTGGGGATCTTTACCTTGGCCACCACTGATTTACCAAGCTGGAATAAAAGAACAAGGGCAGTGAGACATCACACAGAGAATGATGAAAACAGACTGGAAAACATTTTAAGTCTGGATTTCTGATGACACAAGAAGATGAATTCTGTCTTTCATGTGTGTTTCTCTAATTTCTGTGGAAACTGAATATCTCACCTTGGCATGACATGGTATCTCACAGGGTAACATCTGTTTAATGCCGGTCCCCATCGCTGTCTCTACCAGTCGGATGGACCGGACCAGCTCAGCCAGCTCAGCGGGCTCCAGTGAGGCTGAGTGGTCATTTCCTTTCCATGTTTTGTCCAAAGTCACATGGCGCTCAACGACCTTTGCACCCATAGCTACGGCCGCCACTGAAATGTAGATACCGGTTTCATGGCCAGAATAACCGATAGGAATATCTGGAAACTCCTTCTGGTATTCCTGCAGGGTACAAGAGGGTGTGACTGGTGAAAAGTGCAATGTTTTGGATAATTTAATAATTCAGTTTTTCCCTAGGTGCTTTCTCTTTTCTTATATTGACAATTATGGCGTGGATAAATTCTTGAAGTTCAGAAGCAGttcttatattaaaaaaatagtgtGTCAAGACAAAATAAATCTCTTCTCATTTCTCCAGGAATACTAAACTTTGATCAAAGCTCAGCTCATttaaaaacaccataaatatcTGCAAATGCCATCTTAAATCATTACTTTTAATCTTTGAAAACTGAAATGAGatgcattttaaatgtttttatgtagTTGTATGCTAACATGTTGGTGTAAAAGCAGTTTGTTCTATTCTTTCTTACTGTGATCACTCTGAGGTTGACGTCTTCGGCGTCTAGAGGGTAG from Sphaeramia orbicularis chromosome 1, fSphaOr1.1, whole genome shotgun sequence includes these protein-coding regions:
- the nansa gene encoding N-acetylneuraminic acid synthase a isoform X2 encodes the protein MPLKFELCPGRMIGGSNPCFIIAEIGQNHQGDIEIAKKMIKTAKDCGADCAKFQKSELEHKFNKKALERPYTSKHSWGKTYGEHKRHLEFSHEQYRELQKYAEEVGIFFTASGMDEMAVEFLHELNVPFFKVGSGDTNNFPYLEKTAKKGRPMVVSSGMQSMETMRRVYQTVKEHNQNFAILQCTSAYPLEAEDVNLRVIAEYQKEFPDIPIGYSGHESGISISVAAVALGAKVIERHVTLDKTWKGSDHEASLEPAELAELVRSIRLVERAMGTGIKQMLPCEKPCHDKLGKSVVAKVKIPKGTVLTLDMLTVKVAEPMGVRAEDIFQLVGKSVTDDIDEDESVVPEVVDSYGKKAKC